The segment CGGTGGGCATTGGCGATTTTTTGACACAGTTGCTTGTTTTCGTATTCAATTTTGTCGATTCTCTTTTGTTCAccctggtgagaaaccccacccCACCATGGTGACATCATCACTACATCATGCTCCCTCTCACAACGGTGAGCATCCCCCTCCTGTGGGATTATGGGAAAGGGGCAAACTGGGGGCTACAGTGGAGACTGGGAGcagggctgaggaatccaggggTGGTGTATGgacaggaggaggaagtggtgggTATTTAGAAGGTTCTGGGAAACTGGACCTCTTTGGGACATAGATAAGGTACATTTGCAGATGGCAAGAACAAATACCTGCAGTTTGCTCAATTTTAAGATGTGATGTGTGTGCGCTGCTGGAGGTTTGGTATCAACAGTAGGCTTCactggagaggaaggaaagagagcaaTGTTACATCACAGGTATCCTCTTAGTAGCCTTAGGGACTCTGCTCACATTCTACACAATGACACTGATTAAAACATTACAAGTTTGAATTCTGAACCAATTCAGTTCAGGGATTCTGGTTCAGTTGACTTTCCCAAACTGACATCTTTTGAAGAGTTTTGAGCAGACATGAAAGCATGATGAGggctgagaaaaataaaatttacagacATAAATGTTCCTTGAAGCTAATGAAAGAGCCTTTCTCCCACCCTTTCCCAATATGACTATCCTGGCTACTGGATGctgccgtctcatcctctgtctagcTTTTTGGCTCTAAAGAGCTTAAATGAGTATTTCCATCAAAGGAACTCCCTGATGGAAGATAAATTTTGTCACTGATGCTAATGCCCTCTTGACCAGACTCAGCAGATAAGGCCATATCATTGCAAAGCTGTGTACTGCTCTGGTTTACCATCAATATCTCTTAAGGTGAGCCCTTTCAGAATCCTAGTCATAGTGTCCAGTTTAAATTGCCCCACATACCTATTTGTATTCTATTCTTATGAAATGCGTAGTGGCCAAAGTCCAGCTTCTTCCTGAAGGATGTGCTCTGTCTGTGATTAGAGACAATTACAGGGTAGGCCAGATAATCCAGGGAATTGTTCATCTTCTCTTCCTAGTCTCACTTCTGAAATGAggcacccaggctcctctgtgaggTACTTAGCTGTCCATGATGGGTTGTCATAGTTACTCAGTTATGACATCAGGGACAGGTCCCCGGGGAAGAAAGAGGAGCAGTGGAGCATGCCCGGttgtccctgggcttctctttTGAAAGTTAACCTATGTCCCAGTCAAGATGAGGACTGAGGCTCAGAAGATTTCCCACCTACCTGGACTGCAGGTGCCACCAAGGGCAGCAGGAAAAAGTGTGTTGTCTGGAAGGGGTGGGaaggcatggggtgggggtgggaggttggAGAAAACCAGCCTTGGTTATACACCATAGGCTGTAAGTTTAGTCTCCACTGCAGTGGTTTCCCTGAAGGTGTGAGACTACAGCTGTTGGAGATATCAATACAAGACCCTTAATGATAATTTGATTTAAtgtcattttgcagatgaggaaactgaagtccagAGCAACAACCAAACTGCTCTAGAGAAAGTTAGCGGCAGAACTGGGCTCCGGATGTGGGTTTCCTGAATTCCCAGCACCACATTTGCTCTTTGGAGGGTGGGGAGATCTGCCTTTTCATGCCAGTGGAGGAGGACGGTCATTTGCTGGTAGCCGGACCTCAGTAAATGATGAGTTGCTGACATCATGTGGCTTGTAGTGGGCTGGCAGCTGCTCTAGGAGGTGTAGCGCCTAGTGGGTGCGCTACACGCTTGCTGATGGAGAGGGAGAACCCCTACCTAGTGCTCACTATGTAAAGCTGGGCGCTTTCCTGGAATGTTATATTGAATCTTTCAAAAGGCCCTAGGAGTTAGGTGTTTTTATTACCCCcatttttcccccccaaaaaacaggctcagagaggttaagtcactgcCCAGGACCAGAATGCCATGCTTGTTTGCATAGAGCCCAAGCTTTAGGCAGGATGCCGACTCTCACTGAAGGCTGGAAGAAATGAGCCCTAGAGTTGGGCTTCTCAGCCTTTAACCTTCGTAGGGATCCCCAGCAGGGCTTGTAAAATGCACATCCTCATTCAGCAGGTCTGagctgggcggggtggggggtcgggGGAGATTTTACATTTCTGATCAGCTCCCGGGTGAAGCCAACGCTGCGGGTCCGCAACAGGCAGTCAGAGCTCACAATCGGAACCCGGGTGTCCCTGTAATCCTGAGAAAATTAAGCGACACTTGGGTGTATCCCTGGTCAAGAAAAACTTTTATTGCGCCCTGCATTTAGTCCAGTGTAGTTACTGCACGTCCATGCTTCAGCGGGGGGCGGGAAGAGGACTCTCCGAAACTCCAGGGTGGCAGCATTTCCGCTCCAGACTCAGGCCCCGAAGTCTTTCCCCGCGTTCCCCGGGAACCAAGCGGCACGCATACTTCCCGGAGCTGAGCGCGCCTGGGCGCCCGCGCTTCGCCGCTTCCCGCGCCTTGCGGGCCCGCCTCCGGGGCGGGACGGGGCGGGTCCCGGCTCCGGAGCCCCCGCCCAGCTGACCCGGCCGCTCTCCCCTCGCTCGCGGCTGCCCGGGCGTGCAGGGCCCTGCCGCCGCCATGTCGGGCCCGTTTGAGCTCTCCGTGCAGGATCTCAACGACCTGCTCTCGGATGGCAGCGGCTGCTACAGCCTCCCGAGCCAGCCCTGCAACGAGGTCACCCCCAGGATCTACGTGGGCAACGCGTGAGTCGCCTCTCCCGGGCCCCGAGACGCCCCTCCGACCCCTCCCCGGGGCGCCCCGCCCACccgagggctggggtgggggcgtcGGCGGGAGCGGGTGGGGGGAGCCGGGGCGGGGTCGCTCCTCCGGAAGCCGTGGCCGGGGCTGGGCGGGGGCTGGAGTCACCGCCCACCCTTCGTGCGTGGGGCGGAGGGGCTGGACCCCGCCCCGTCCCCgctctgtctttcccttccctGGGTGGTGGAGACCCGGGGCCGCTCGGGCAGCCGGCGTCCGGCCCGGGGCCTCCACCCTCTAGGTGCTCCCGGCCTTGGGCGGTGTCGGGGCGACCAGGTTCACTTAACAGGTGGCCCTCTTGTCGCCCGACCGGTCTCCGGCCCGCGCGTCATGTGACAGCTGCCTGGTTCTGCAGTGAGGTCACCGCGGAATGTCTGTCTTCGCTGCCATGGCAACGGGCTGACGTCACAATTCGGGCGTGGAATTTTCCCGGCGAGGCAGGCTTAGATCCGAGAATTGACATATCCCAAACTTGGGGGTTCAGAGATCT is part of the Bubalus kerabau isolate K-KA32 ecotype Philippines breed swamp buffalo chromosome 4, PCC_UOA_SB_1v2, whole genome shotgun sequence genome and harbors:
- the CFAP97D1 gene encoding sperm axonemal maintenance protein CFAP97D1, translating into MNNSLDYLAYPVIVSNHRQSTSFRKKLDFGHYAFHKNRIQIVKPTVDTKPPAAHTHHILKLSKLQGEQKRIDKIEYENKQLCQKIANAHRGPAKVDCWNEYFSKSLNRETRNRELVRITVENQGILKRLGDRKPHYDRKSSELDWQNSRRYIRNTTRYLLSRDK